One window of Alosa sapidissima isolate fAloSap1 chromosome 21, fAloSap1.pri, whole genome shotgun sequence genomic DNA carries:
- the si:ch73-345f18.3 gene encoding uncharacterized protein si:ch73-345f18.3 produces the protein MSFMNVLCCCFSSSGNSTRQPNERQPLLQGQPQSARQARPAHNETPQKSGRFIARHVGIPELDQRFKDVAEIFNLQQGHHEAMTECLNTLRDRYGCSHGDGLSECLKRIKEEHDTHHQITFHMKGYDFSLAVVPNDEVPSKLRSSQDNIRGLCQASKAIVAAGTKLQEMIGWLTKTEEQLANQVLEEAPAYQEQQRLEDNLKKNLQECRRARELSTAYREEAGKILNEAALLSGVNP, from the exons ATGTCGTTTATGAACGTACTTTGTTGCTGTTTCAGCTCCTCAGGGAATTCCACCAGACAACCGAACGAG AGACAACCTCTTTTGCAAGGGCAACCACAGTCTGCACGACAGGCTCGTCCAGCACACAATG AAACACCCCAGAAAAGCGGCAGGTTTATCGCCCGGCACGTTGGTATCCCTGAATTGGACCAGCGCTTCAAGGATGTGGCCGAGATATTCAACCTGCAGCAAGGGCACCATGAAGCCATGACAGAATGCCTCAACACGCTCAGGGATCGCTACGGCTGTTCCCATGGAGATGGACTGTCTGAGTGCCTCAAGAGAATCAAAGAAGAGCACG ACACGCATCACCAGATCACCTTCCACATGAAAGGCTACGACTTCTCTCTGGCTGTGGTGCCGAATGATGAGGTTCCTAGCAAGCTACGCAGTAGCCAAGACAACATCCGAGGCCTGTGCCAGGCTTCCAAGGCCATCGTGGCTGCGGGCACCAAGCTCCAGGAGATGATTGGCTGGCTGACCAAGACAGAGGAGCAGCTGGCCAATCAGGTGCTGGAGGAGGCCCCTGCCTACCAGGAACAGCAGAGGCTGGAAGACAACCTGAAAAAGAACCTTCAGGAGTGCCGACGAGCCCGAGAGCTGTCCAcagcctacagggaggaggccGGGAAGATCCTCAACGAAGCTGCGCTACTGTCAGGGGTCAACCCCTGA